GTGCCGTCGCGCAGATCTCGACCGCCTTCGCGTAACCGATCGCGTCCACGAGCAGCTGCGTCCCGCCGAGGTCGGGCACCAGGCCGAGCGCCGGCTCGAACATGCAGAACTGCACGTCCTCCGCGGCGATCCGGATGTCGCAGTGCAGGGCGAGCTGGAAGCCGGCGCCGATCGCGTGACCCTGCACTGCCGCCACCGACACGAAGGCCGGGTCGCGCAGCCAGGTGAAACCCTGCTGATAGGTGTCGATCCGGTCAGCCGCTTCGGCGTCGCTGGCGCTGCCCAGGTCCAGCGACGGCTCGCCCGGGACTCCTTCCGGACTGAGCATCCGGCGGTCGAGACCGGCACTGAACGACGACCCGTCCCCGCTGAGCACGACGATCCGCACGTCGGACGGCAGCGCCGCGCCGATCTCGGCCAGCGCGAACCACATCGACGGCGTCTGCGCGTTGCGGCGCTCCGGCCGGCACAACGTGACGCGCGCGACGCCGCCTTCGATGTCGAGGCGTACGCCGCGCGCTTGGTAGTCGCTGGATGTCAGGGTGATCTCTTCTTTCGGGTCGCACCGCCTCGTCCGCGAAGGCTAGCGCCCGACTCGACCAACATGCGATGGATGAAGCCGTAGGAGCGTCCCGTGGACGCAGCGAGCTCGCGGATGCTGGAGCCGCCGTCGTACCGCTTCCGCAGCGTCGTCGACAGCTTGTCCCGATCGCCGCCGGTCACCCGGACGCCCTTTTTCAGCTCGGCCACGACGTACCTCCGTCTCACCCCGCTGAGTTCCCCTGAACCTGGTCCCTCTTGGAGATATCCCCGGGCCCTCGTGTCTAATCCCTGACGAGAAGACAATCGATCATGCAAGCGCGATCAGATCGACGAGATCGGCGCTCCAGTGGTCCTCGACGCCGTCGGGCAGCAACAACACGCGTTGCGGGTCGAGAGCGTGTACCGCACCTTCGTCGTGGGTAACGAGCACGATCGCGCCGCGGTAGGAGCGAAGCGCGTCGAGCACCTGGTCACGACTGGCCGGATCCAGGTTGTTCGTCGGCTCGTCGAGCAGCAGCACGTTGGCGCTCGACACCACGAGCCGGGCGAGGGCGAGCCGGGTCTTCTCACCGCCGGACAGGGTCCCGGCCGGCTGGTAGACCGCCTCGCCGGTGAACAGGAACGAGCCGAGCACGCGGCGCTGCTCCACCTCCGGGAGGTCCGGCGCCGCCGAAGCGAGGTTCGCCAGCAGGGTCGCCTCCGGATCGAGCGTCTCGTGCTCCTGCGCGTAGTAGCCCAGCCGCAGACCGTGTCCAGCCTCGACCACTCCGGTGTCCGGCTTCTCCACCCCCGCGAGGACGCGCAGCAAGGTGGTCTTGCCCGCGCCGTTGAGACCGAGTACGACGACCCGGCTCCCCCGGTCGATCGCCAGGTCGACGTCGGTGAACACCTCGAGCGAGCCGTAGGACTTCGACAGCTCCTTGGCGGTGAGTGGCACCTTGCCGCAGGACGCCGGTTCCGGGAAGCGCAGCCGCGCGACGCGGTCGGCCTGACGTTCCGGCTCCAGACCCGCCAGCAGCTGTTCGGCGCGCCGCGCCATCTGCTGCGCGGCAACCGCCTTCGTGGCTTTGGCGCGCATCCGGTCGGCCTGCGCCGACAGCACCGCAGCCTTCTTCTCGGCGTTGGCCCGTTCGCGCTTGCGCCGACGCTCGTCGGTCTCGCGCTGGGTCAGGTACGCCCGCCACCCGACGTTGTAGACGTCGAGCGCGCCGCGCGTGGCATCGAGGTGGAAGACCTTGTTGACCGTCACCTCGAGGAGCTCGACGTCGTGGCTGATGACCACGAGGCCGCCCTTGTGGCCCTTCAGGAAGTCGCGCAGCCAGGCGATCGAGTCGGCGTCGAGGTGGTTGGTCGGCTCGTCGAGCAGGAGCGTGTCGGCTCCGCTGAACAGGATCCGGGCGAGCTCGACCCGACGGCGCTGCCCGCCCGAGAGGGTCTGCAACGGCTGGCCGAGCACCCGGTCGGGCAGCCCCAGGCTGGCCGCGACCGTGGCCGCCTCGGACTCCGCGGCGTAGCCACCGAGGACGTGG
This sequence is a window from Mycobacteriales bacterium. Protein-coding genes within it:
- a CDS encoding enoyl-CoA hydratase/isomerase family protein, which produces MTLTSSDYQARGVRLDIEGGVARVTLCRPERRNAQTPSMWFALAEIGAALPSDVRIVVLSGDGSSFSAGLDRRMLSPEGVPGEPSLDLGSASDAEAADRIDTYQQGFTWLRDPAFVSVAAVQGHAIGAGFQLALHCDIRIAAEDVQFCMFEPALGLVPDLGGTQLLVDAIGYAKAVEICATARRVGAAEAERIGLANLVVPGDQLPAAVDDLVAALLSTNVDATRETKRLLLGARDRSYDEQRRAEREAQVQRLRALLSLASN
- a CDS encoding helix-turn-helix domain-containing protein; its protein translation is MAELKKGVRVTGGDRDKLSTTLRKRYDGGSSIRELAASTGRSYGFIHRMLVESGASLRGRGGATRKKRSP
- a CDS encoding ABC-F family ATP-binding cassette domain-containing protein, yielding MLTASGVELRAGARLLLHGATFRVAAGDRVGLVGRNGAGKTTLARVLAGEGQPAAGTVERTGSVGYLPQDPRTGDLTVLARDRVLSGRGMDVVTAELRSAEEAMANGDERAISRYGAAQERHHVLGGYAAESEAATVAASLGLPDRVLGQPLQTLSGGQRRRVELARILFSGADTLLLDEPTNHLDADSIAWLRDFLKGHKGGLVVISHDVELLEVTVNKVFHLDATRGALDVYNVGWRAYLTQRETDERRRKRERANAEKKAAVLSAQADRMRAKATKAVAAQQMARRAEQLLAGLEPERQADRVARLRFPEPASCGKVPLTAKELSKSYGSLEVFTDVDLAIDRGSRVVVLGLNGAGKTTLLRVLAGVEKPDTGVVEAGHGLRLGYYAQEHETLDPEATLLANLASAAPDLPEVEQRRVLGSFLFTGEAVYQPAGTLSGGEKTRLALARLVVSSANVLLLDEPTNNLDPASRDQVLDALRSYRGAIVLVTHDEGAVHALDPQRVLLLPDGVEDHWSADLVDLIALA